CCGGTAGTCAGTTGATGAGCCAATTGCATGAACTACACACCTTTCCTGCAACAAACATTTCCATTCAACCCAACAGCAGAGTCCTTGTATGCTTAAACTAGTTGCAAACCAAATGGAAATTTGAACAAATATATCCATTCCATTGCCTTCAAGGTCTCAATAAATGGTAAAAATAGGTCCCTCTGCAATCCACCTTCATACAGCTGATCTGGAGCACGATTTGAAGTTGAGACAAGGACCTACAGAATGCATACAGTAAATGACTTGGATTAATGCATTTTCAACTTATACTTATAGTAAATCTGAAAGGATCAGAGAACACACAATGCCTTCACTGAATAAATGCCGAAAAAGACGATTCAATATCAGAGCATCAGCCACATCAGTTACCTGTTAATGACATATTCAATGATTATTCATAAAACAACACTGTACAGAGAAAATTATTGTTTAGTAAGCATAAACATACCATAAATTCATCAAGACATAAAAGAATGGATTCATCTGATATCTCTCCTGCGACGACTTCAAGTGGATCTGATACTCCTTTGTGCATCTAGATGAATGTTATGCCAGGCAGAGAATATAAAAATGCATTAAGCAGAGGAGGAGAAAAACCAGTTTAAAAGATCATCTGACTAGGTGTTGTGAAAATCtcaggataaaaaaaaattgcagGTATGCAAAGAACCAGCTGTACCTGCAGGCGGCTATGCACATTCAACATAAAATCATGGAAATGAATTCTTTTTTTCCTCCAATTAGATGGCCTGCACAAGAACAAAGGAGTATTAGAAAGAGCTCTCGTAGAGTATGATAAACATGCTAGTCATAGTTACAATGATTCAATTGTATGCCGATAAAATTTACATTGCAGAAAAAcaattacttgcaaagaaaaaagTCTGATCGTAAATCTATATCAAATCAATAAAAAAGTGAAAAATTGCAGTTATACTTTTGGCTGTCTTCAATTTAGAACCTTTAACGTCTATCCTGAACTAGATATCAGGTGGTCCAGTCAAGTACTACTTGCATTGAAGCAAACATGAAATTATTAagaattgagaattttttgagaaAAGTGGGATGCATTTTGCTACCTCATTAAGATTGACAATGGAAATACCAAATGCTTGCTGTCAAGCATCTACGTAGAATGTTACAGTTCAAGTCTATATGCTTCCGATTTATGTTAAACTTCATCATACTTGGGCATCCATTTGCAGGTATACTATTATAGCAAATATCTGATTAACTTGTCACTAGCCTTAGGCTCGACTTTGAAATAATTTAGCAAAAGCCAGACCACTTATCACATAAAAGCAGACTGATTGgcataaaatattattaacattTTGAATGACAATTTGCCTCTCTTAAAGTATTTTGTCATATGCCAAGCTGGATCTCACCCAAGGGTTTTCGATAACAAGACAAATAAATTTAGCTTGGCCGGTTCAGGACTGGACCATCCTGGACATATAGAAAAGCAAAGTTACAAAAAATGATAAAAGGGGTTGGTACCATTTTGCATATATTTGATATAAACGACATGGACTGGTGTGTATCAAGTGCAAACTTCCTATTTAGTTCCTCACTTTTGCCATCTAAATGAGATTTGAAGGCGTTGctccagaaaaagatcaagagaaCAGAAAATAACAAAGTGAGAGAACAGTCTTATATGGCTCTGTAAAACAGTAATCagaatttcttttccataaattttTCATGATCAGTCAGTAGCAATAATTAGTTACAATGCCAAACTCAGGATTTGCATTTTTTTAATTCTGAATGAGACCACCTGCCAATAAAGAATTTGGAAGGACATCTATATTGTGAACTTAATCATGACTAGAGCTATGCTTTAACAATCATAGGGCACCTAGACGTGGTAAATCTCCCCAGTTACACAGACATGTCAAGGAACTAGTATCCACAGAATGCATCAGAATGGAATTCACAGAGTGCTCACAGTTGATCAAAAAACAAGTCCATAAGCATTGTTTTTCCAGTGCCTACTCCTCCATACAGGTATAGACCTTTGACTGGTGAATATGAAGATTGTGGAATGAGACGGGACCATAGCCACCTACTCCTGCAAAAACCCTGAAGGCCAGTAAATAAACCACAGGAGACCAATAAAGAAGCAAAACTCAATGTACAACAGAAAAATAATAATGCACCAACAAATATTAACAAGATGTCAAATTTAAGTAACAACACACAAATTACCTCTGAGATTTCTTGGATGCAGTATATCTATCCAATTGGCAACTCTCTTCAAGCTCAGCAAGCTCCCGATAGAGCCTTTGCAGTTCTTGAATGGTATCTACCTAAGACAAATGTCAGACAACAATTAGAGCATCCAAAAATTCCAATTAGCCAACGCTCCTTTGATTGAAATTAGTGACTGCACCTGAAAGTCATCTCCATCAGCAAGTTCTCCTGAAGCAATTCTCCTTTCATACTCTGACAAAGGGCCAGCTCCTCCAGCATAGTTAGACACTGGGATTAGCATAGTCAATGACATGTCAAAACAGAGAACATAATTTTGCATCGGTGTAGAAATCTCCTAATTGTCCATGTTTATTTGCATTACATACGCAAAATCAGCTGAAAAGGCAGTACCCAGAAATTTACACTTTGCACGACAATAGTATAAATAGAACACAGGATGGAAGATTTGCATTAAAATTCTCTACCACAAGGGAGGAAACAAAGATAACAAGGTGATGATGGTAACAAAAAGATAACCTTCAGAGTCATTTGCTGCAGGAGTATACAGAGATCTCGATAGCACCGTACTCTGGTTCAAATATCTACCAATTTCTCTGCCGTGAAAGGCGCTCCGCGAACAATCAACAACTGAATTACCCAGAATCAAGACTTTCCCATCTTTCCCTAACCCAGTGTGCGAAAGCGCTCCCCGATGAACCCCAGATGGAGCTCGAACTTGTCGAAGAGCTCGAGCAAATGACCTCATCCTTGTCGACTGAGAACGTACGGTAGTCTAACTTCAGTTGGCAGCTATCGTACCTATATAGGCAACACAAAAGCTATCAGAATCAATAAAGATAAAACCTTCATGGCATCACGTAATTCAAATGCCAACTTGCAAAAAAAGTTCCCCTTTTTGTTGTAAAAGCGAATATAAAACGAGGAATTTTACAGTAAAAAGCTTCATGGAAGAGAGAACATCTTGTACGGCTCTCAAAGCAACGACCTAAAAATTAGTGCTGGAGAAACTTCCTACATACCGAAGCGGAACACTCGCTACACAATTGCAAAAGGTAGTACAACCAATTCATGAACCTCTCGATGGTGCACCGAATCCGTTATATTCAAATCCAAGAGAAAGATGAAACTGTAGAACTTTTATCATCATCATGAACAGAATCCAGATCCGATCGACAGTAGATTCCAAGCCGGGCCGAGCAAATTCAGACCTTTGCATCTCGATATAAAACATGCAATCTCAAAATAATTTCCAATTAGTTTTGACGCGATTTGAAAACGAAAGCTATAAGAAAACAAACAAAGGGAAAAGGTAGGTTAATGTATCACAAAAAAACTATCTTTTTGGCCTTTTTTACACCCAGGGGGCAAAATGAATCCTCCCGAT
The window above is part of the Musa acuminata AAA Group cultivar baxijiao chromosome BXJ1-1, Cavendish_Baxijiao_AAA, whole genome shotgun sequence genome. Proteins encoded here:
- the LOC135582801 gene encoding uncharacterized protein LOC135582801; translation: MRSFARALRQVRAPSGVHRGALSHTGLGKDGKVLILGNSVVDCSRSAFHGREIGRYLNQSTVLSRSLYTPAANDSEVSNYAGGAGPLSEYERRIASGELADGDDFQVDTIQELQRLYRELAELEESCQLDRYTASKKSQRSRWLWSRLIPQSSYSPVKGLYLYGGVGTGKTMLMDLFFDQLPSNWRKKRIHFHDFMLNVHSRLQMHKGVSDPLEVVAGEISDESILLCLDEFMVTDVADALILNRLFRHLFSEGIVLVSTSNRAPDQLYEGGLQRDLFLPFIETLKERCVVHAIGSSTDYRKIGSAEKGFYFIGKGHTGFLKQKFQHLIGHDKPGPQVVEVVMGRKLQVPFGANGCAYFPFEELCDRPLGAADYFGLFKNFHTLALDGVPRFGIHNRTAAYRFVTLVDVMYENKGRLLCTAEASPVELFESIVTVADAQKISPRTSSRSQKKDDVDLCVDNELGFAKDRTISRLTEMNSREYLEQHEARLQEKASGEARLNGVFVEA